A genomic stretch from Leptospira licerasiae serovar Varillal str. VAR 010 includes:
- a CDS encoding SseB family protein, translating to MSSFKKVLSSIKEYFEPIPKFDGENANFREAIYLYSKNRSEKNLEKLSAELTKAYFLIPHAGAEAAAKKAKPKKKAAAKKKKKTSPKKGPEPIVLLYVSDERGRVFLPAFSHPSESFRYFKKETPLVPITAKELWALGLQNKGVSGVAIDPGSTLWLLSREHLELLQKEK from the coding sequence ATGTCCAGTTTCAAAAAAGTTCTCTCTTCTATTAAAGAATATTTTGAACCTATTCCTAAGTTTGATGGAGAAAACGCGAATTTTAGGGAGGCAATCTATCTTTACTCTAAAAATCGTTCTGAAAAAAATTTAGAAAAACTTTCCGCAGAACTTACTAAGGCTTACTTTTTGATCCCTCATGCAGGCGCAGAAGCTGCGGCAAAAAAGGCAAAACCTAAAAAGAAAGCAGCTGCTAAAAAAAAGAAGAAAACTTCTCCAAAAAAAGGACCCGAACCTATTGTATTATTATATGTAAGCGATGAACGAGGTAGGGTCTTTCTACCTGCATTCTCCCATCCGTCTGAATCATTCCGTTATTTTAAAAAGGAGACTCCACTCGTTCCTATCACAGCGAAAGAATTATGGGCTTTAGGTCTACAGAACAAGGGGGTTTCCGGGGTAGCCATAGATCCGGGCTCTACGTTATGGTTGCTCTCCAGAGAACATTTGGAATTGTTGCAAAAAGAAAAATAA
- a CDS encoding MAPEG family protein, giving the protein MQKEYWLLPIGALALLTFFVLLQIPIRRFYAGFNGKVIPDDFKFGESKNVPQWVTIANRNYMNLLEMPLLFYLICLIQYLTNSNDPLNFQLSWIYVGFRSVHSLIHLTYNNVIHRLAIFAASNLILFGIWVNYFRKFLEIIFWG; this is encoded by the coding sequence ATGCAAAAAGAATATTGGCTTCTTCCGATCGGAGCGTTAGCTCTACTGACTTTTTTCGTATTACTACAAATCCCAATCCGACGTTTTTATGCAGGCTTTAATGGAAAAGTAATCCCGGACGATTTTAAGTTTGGAGAATCCAAAAATGTTCCCCAATGGGTAACTATCGCGAACCGAAACTATATGAACTTATTGGAAATGCCATTATTGTTCTATTTGATCTGCCTAATACAGTATCTAACAAATTCTAACGATCCGTTAAATTTTCAATTATCTTGGATCTATGTGGGATTTAGGAGCGTACATAGCCTAATCCATCTCACCTATAACAACGTTATTCACAGATTGGCCATATTTGCGGCGAGCAATTTAATCTTGTTTGGGATCTGGGTAAATTATTTCAGAAAATTTTTAGAGATTATTTTTTGGGGATAA
- a CDS encoding PAS domain S-box protein produces the protein MRESLEKAVYRQVQSDWETFQFIQTEGIDGVWALDLSDQTRFWINPKLRSVLGFPEQDQDLAPLSWKDIFSKNDYKLIGLQLEKGPESATLPVRYKTLFGSEVETDTKLKIWKDPNGNRICIGAIKIAKGSELHSMKLELDFLSLINALPDMIGYWDSNLINRLANDAYQNWFGIEAKKIVGSHMKAVLGDELFKLNFPYIQGVLKGETQLFERKIPAPDGESFRYSLAKYIPDFRNGEVVGFSVIVSDISELKNAETENLKLARIVEASDDAIIGKNLDGTINSWNRGAEKLFGYSSDEILGSNFDRLVSKESKNSESKINHKVISEKETANFESVRKSKGGHSIEMSITLSPMFDSEGKIIGSAEIARDISERKRMESSFRSAFEYSAIGMAILDPDGKWIQVNGNLIKLLGYDWEELSKLTFTDITYPEDIGKDIQLLKETLEGKRSGYHLEKRYIKKNGEIIWILLSVALVRDADGLPNHFISQIMDIDEIKKTEGQLRHAKELLEQTNKMVKIGAWDMDLKTDHQNWSGVTKEMFEVPADFEPDSKGALRFVKEGESRNKIKELIGRLKTMGEPYDLEIQIVTAKGKELWVRTVGNAEFENGECVRIYGAFYDIDKRKKAEIELFREKSRLSAFVEHAPAAVAMFDTEIKYIAVSERWLSEYHLSGKNIIGLSHYEVFRNISEEWRNIHRRCLSGEVLKNEEDIWRPEGWEHDQYLRWEVRPWYQLDGSIGGIMMFTQDITESCLQREELKKAKLAAEQANRAKSDFLANMSHEIRTPLNGIIGFSDLLLRTSMDSTQHQYMMTVFQSAESLLDIINDILDFSKIEAGKLELSYEKTNLLELCGQILSTIKFQAQKKGIEVIVNVAWDVPRFVKADSVRLRQIIVNLVSNSVKFTKEGEIEFKIELINVISKTEGKFRFSVRDTGIGIAPDARDKIFEAFTQGDVSTTRKFGGTGLGLTISNKLLSMMGSSLQLKSELGKGSTFYFDLKLNISEIVGEDWIRLRSIKKILVADKNQENIKLVGEILSLQNIPADFFENGEDVLRTLSSGNKYDIILMDSEMPECLKLVRKIREDIKIKSEDQSIILMVNQEEAESFMEKYRRMGIQEVISKPLHMQKLFNILAKNQILREPFVFPLDRRSLEGIPNKEKTATVLIAEDNSVNMMLAKSIVKKILPKANCIEARTGREAVDMYREMYPDLIFMDIQMPEMNGYEATKAIRALEKNGRRVPIVAVTAGIVAGERERCMEAGMDDYISKPAVKADFSRIIFRWMN, from the coding sequence ATGCGGGAATCACTCGAAAAGGCAGTTTATCGACAGGTACAATCCGATTGGGAAACCTTCCAATTTATCCAAACCGAAGGAATCGATGGAGTTTGGGCCTTGGATCTTTCGGATCAAACTCGATTTTGGATCAATCCCAAATTAAGATCCGTGCTTGGATTTCCCGAACAGGACCAAGATCTTGCTCCCCTTTCTTGGAAAGATATCTTTTCAAAAAACGATTACAAATTGATCGGTCTCCAGCTAGAAAAGGGTCCGGAATCTGCGACTCTTCCTGTCCGTTACAAAACTCTTTTTGGTTCAGAGGTAGAGACTGATACCAAACTTAAGATTTGGAAAGATCCAAACGGAAATCGTATATGTATCGGAGCGATCAAGATCGCAAAAGGATCGGAGTTACATTCCATGAAACTGGAATTGGATTTTCTATCCTTGATCAACGCTTTGCCGGATATGATCGGTTATTGGGATTCTAATCTGATCAATAGGCTTGCGAACGATGCATATCAAAATTGGTTCGGAATAGAGGCCAAAAAGATAGTCGGCTCGCACATGAAAGCCGTTCTGGGTGACGAGTTATTTAAATTAAATTTTCCTTATATTCAAGGGGTTTTGAAAGGTGAAACTCAATTATTTGAGAGAAAAATTCCTGCGCCCGACGGAGAAAGTTTTAGATATTCTTTGGCAAAATACATACCTGATTTTAGGAACGGGGAAGTAGTCGGTTTTTCCGTCATAGTGAGCGATATTTCAGAGCTTAAGAATGCGGAGACAGAAAATCTAAAACTGGCCCGAATCGTAGAAGCTTCCGACGACGCGATCATCGGGAAAAATCTAGATGGTACGATTAACTCTTGGAATCGAGGAGCAGAAAAGTTATTCGGCTACAGCTCAGATGAGATCTTAGGTTCTAATTTTGATCGATTGGTATCGAAAGAATCTAAGAATTCGGAATCCAAAATAAATCATAAAGTAATCTCCGAAAAAGAGACGGCTAATTTCGAATCGGTACGCAAGTCCAAGGGCGGCCATTCAATCGAAATGTCCATCACACTCTCGCCAATGTTCGATTCAGAAGGAAAGATTATCGGTTCTGCGGAAATCGCAAGAGATATCAGCGAAAGAAAAAGAATGGAGAGTTCGTTCAGGAGCGCTTTTGAATATTCAGCGATCGGAATGGCTATCCTGGATCCCGATGGAAAATGGATCCAGGTAAACGGGAATTTGATCAAACTGCTAGGGTATGATTGGGAAGAATTATCCAAACTCACTTTCACGGATATTACATATCCGGAGGATATCGGAAAGGACATACAGTTGCTCAAGGAAACCTTGGAAGGAAAACGATCCGGATATCATTTAGAAAAACGGTATATTAAGAAAAATGGAGAGATTATTTGGATACTTCTCTCTGTTGCCTTGGTGCGCGATGCCGACGGACTCCCCAATCATTTTATCTCACAGATCATGGATATCGATGAGATCAAAAAAACCGAAGGTCAATTGCGTCATGCCAAGGAACTTTTGGAACAAACGAATAAAATGGTTAAGATCGGCGCATGGGATATGGATCTTAAAACCGATCATCAAAACTGGTCTGGCGTAACGAAAGAGATGTTCGAGGTTCCTGCCGATTTTGAGCCGGATAGTAAAGGTGCATTAAGATTTGTTAAAGAAGGTGAGAGCCGAAATAAGATTAAAGAATTGATAGGAAGACTCAAGACAATGGGCGAACCATACGATCTTGAGATTCAAATCGTTACTGCGAAAGGGAAAGAGCTCTGGGTTAGGACCGTAGGAAACGCGGAATTTGAGAATGGAGAATGCGTCCGGATCTACGGTGCATTTTATGATATTGATAAAAGGAAAAAAGCGGAAATAGAACTATTCAGGGAAAAATCCAGATTATCCGCCTTTGTTGAGCACGCTCCTGCTGCGGTTGCTATGTTCGATACAGAGATCAAATATATCGCAGTAAGCGAAAGATGGTTATCAGAATATCATTTGTCCGGAAAAAATATCATCGGCCTTTCCCATTACGAAGTATTCAGGAATATTTCCGAAGAATGGAGGAACATACACAGAAGATGTTTATCCGGGGAAGTTCTAAAAAATGAAGAAGATATATGGAGGCCCGAGGGTTGGGAACATGATCAGTATCTTCGTTGGGAAGTAAGGCCTTGGTACCAGCTCGACGGTTCCATCGGTGGGATCATGATGTTCACTCAAGACATCACTGAAAGTTGTCTTCAGAGGGAAGAATTGAAAAAAGCTAAACTAGCTGCGGAACAAGCAAATAGAGCTAAGTCGGACTTCCTTGCGAATATGAGCCATGAGATCAGGACTCCATTGAACGGGATCATAGGATTCTCCGATCTTCTACTACGGACGTCTATGGATTCTACTCAGCATCAATATATGATGACCGTATTCCAGTCCGCAGAGTCGTTACTTGATATTATAAATGATATATTGGATTTTTCTAAGATAGAAGCAGGCAAGCTGGAACTGTCTTATGAAAAGACCAATCTTTTGGAACTTTGTGGCCAGATACTCAGCACGATTAAGTTTCAAGCACAGAAGAAAGGAATAGAAGTTATAGTAAATGTTGCCTGGGATGTGCCTAGGTTCGTAAAAGCGGACAGTGTAAGGCTTAGACAAATCATAGTGAATTTAGTTAGCAACTCCGTGAAATTTACTAAAGAAGGTGAAATAGAATTTAAGATCGAACTCATCAATGTTATTTCCAAAACGGAGGGCAAATTTAGATTTTCAGTAAGAGATACTGGGATCGGTATTGCGCCTGATGCAAGAGATAAGATATTCGAAGCGTTCACCCAAGGCGATGTTTCTACGACTCGTAAGTTTGGAGGTACAGGATTAGGACTCACTATCTCTAATAAACTTTTGTCGATGATGGGCAGTTCGCTTCAACTTAAGAGCGAATTGGGGAAAGGAAGTACATTTTATTTCGATTTAAAACTGAATATTTCAGAAATCGTTGGAGAAGACTGGATCAGGCTTCGTTCGATCAAAAAGATTTTAGTCGCAGATAAAAATCAAGAAAACATAAAATTAGTCGGAGAAATACTGTCTTTGCAAAATATTCCGGCTGACTTCTTCGAGAATGGAGAGGACGTGCTTCGCACTTTATCTAGCGGAAATAAATATGATATTATACTTATGGATTCTGAAATGCCAGAATGTTTGAAGCTGGTCCGAAAAATAAGAGAAGATATAAAGATCAAAAGTGAGGACCAGTCTATTATTTTGATGGTAAATCAGGAAGAAGCAGAATCTTTTATGGAGAAATACAGAAGAATGGGAATCCAGGAAGTAATTTCCAAACCGCTCCATATGCAGAAACTATTCAATATTCTCGCTAAAAATCAGATCTTAAGGGAACCTTTCGTGTTTCCTCTAGATCGAAGAAGCCTGGAAGGAATTCCTAATAAAGAAAAAACCGCAACTGTCTTAATTGCAGAAGATAATTCCGTAAATATGATGCTTGCAAAAAGTATCGTTAAAAAGATTCTCCCCAAGGCAAATTGTATTGAAGCTCGGACTGGAAGAGAAGCGGTCGATATGTATCGAGAAATGTATCCTGATTTGATCTTCATGGATATTCAAATGCCCGAGATGAACGGATACGAGGCAACAAAGGCAATCCGTGCATTGGAAAAAAATGGGCGTAGGGTCCCAATCGTTGCAGTGACCGCCGGTATTGTCGCAGGTGAAAGAGAAAGATGTATGGAAGCTGGAATGGATGATTATATTAGCAAGCCAGCTGTCAAAGCTGATTTTTCCAGGATTATCTTTCGTTGGATGAATTGA
- a CDS encoding DUF418 domain-containing protein, whose protein sequence is MKNRIGFIDFLRGFALLGILAVNLPYFSKPMYLVASFGENSTLLDSIGSWIVAFFFESKFYVLFSFLFGYGFFIQLENNTETDSKSRYFRRILGLGILGFLHGIFLFIGDILLSYSILGALLWFLRNKSSSWLLRLSLFCLVIAMFCRIGMSMAEGELKSQLEASLPRLLEESRKAYLGGFWESNMQRTKDTILSAPFLVFYQWPTVFSMFCLGFYAAKNSLFTDWEKIRPGFKRVFPWALIFGILGNLLYTLHSRHVLPENQSISLKILYAISDTFSAPALTFCYVYLLGNYYNSGKSYTDRIWFETMGKLSLTCYLGESLVCTWIFCGWGLGYFDQIGSYIVLLLTVPIWIFFGTFSLVWKRTFSLGPMEWILRSWTYWKMIRIF, encoded by the coding sequence ATGAAGAACAGGATCGGATTCATCGACTTCTTAAGAGGATTTGCGCTGTTAGGTATACTCGCAGTAAATCTTCCTTATTTTTCCAAACCGATGTATCTGGTCGCCTCTTTTGGAGAAAATTCCACCCTATTGGATTCCATAGGTTCTTGGATTGTAGCTTTCTTCTTTGAATCAAAGTTTTACGTGTTGTTCTCTTTTTTATTCGGTTACGGATTCTTTATCCAGTTAGAGAATAATACTGAAACGGATTCAAAATCCCGATATTTCAGAAGAATATTAGGTTTAGGAATATTAGGATTTCTGCACGGAATCTTCCTATTCATAGGAGACATTCTACTTTCCTATTCGATCTTGGGCGCCTTGCTTTGGTTTTTGAGAAACAAATCCTCGTCCTGGCTATTAAGGCTTTCTCTATTTTGTTTGGTAATCGCCATGTTTTGCAGAATAGGAATGAGTATGGCGGAAGGAGAATTGAAATCTCAATTAGAGGCAAGTCTTCCCCGTTTATTGGAAGAAAGTAGAAAGGCATATTTGGGCGGCTTCTGGGAAAGCAACATGCAAAGGACAAAGGATACGATTCTTTCCGCTCCTTTTTTGGTATTTTACCAATGGCCGACGGTGTTCTCTATGTTCTGCCTAGGTTTTTATGCGGCTAAAAATTCGCTTTTTACGGATTGGGAAAAGATAAGGCCCGGATTCAAAAGGGTTTTTCCCTGGGCGTTAATATTCGGGATTTTAGGAAATCTATTGTATACATTACATTCTCGTCATGTTCTTCCGGAAAACCAAAGTATATCTTTAAAAATTCTCTATGCGATCTCGGATACTTTCAGCGCGCCGGCGCTCACATTCTGTTATGTGTATTTGCTCGGAAATTATTACAATTCTGGAAAAAGTTATACGGATCGAATCTGGTTTGAGACAATGGGAAAACTCTCTTTAACTTGTTATTTAGGCGAATCCTTGGTCTGTACCTGGATCTTTTGCGGCTGGGGACTAGGTTATTTCGATCAGATCGGCAGTTATATTGTTTTACTATTAACCGTTCCTATTTGGATTTTTTTCGGAACATTCTCTTTAGTTTGGAAAAGAACTTTTTCTTTAGGTCCTATGGAATGGATCTTAAGATCTTGGACCTATTGGAAAATGATCAGGATCTTTTAG
- a CDS encoding MFS transporter — protein MRKGLLSWILPSPPKPLRSESEISSLYPKFRWRILEATFLGYSVFYTVRNNFPVVSKEIGQALSYSQEQIGNILAITAISYGIGKFLMGALSDRSNPKIFMPLGLILTGICNICFGASSDYQTHLILWGLNGLFQGMGWPPCGRSLGHWFSVKERGEKFAVWNIAHNVGGGLVGVIAAYSASWFGWRNAFYIPAALSFLTAIYLYFRLLDTPQSVGLPSIEEYTGTETDSAKVSESERELSFKEIFIDLVLLNKYIWVFAIANFFVYVVRYSLTDWGPSYLKFAKGASLENGGVSTLIYEFAGIGSTLLVGWYSDKVGGKRGLVSLVCMFPILFALFGILLIPSGYLWADLTLFGVVGFFIYPPVMLLGVAGLDFTSKKAVGTAAGFIGLFGYLGRTALSKGLGWMSSFPWFRWEYSISIIFLSAILAIILLAFTWNWKPEH, from the coding sequence ATGAGAAAAGGTCTATTGTCCTGGATTCTACCTAGCCCCCCAAAACCATTACGCTCCGAATCGGAGATCAGTTCCCTTTATCCAAAGTTTCGCTGGAGAATTTTAGAAGCCACATTCTTAGGATATTCGGTTTTTTATACCGTGCGGAACAATTTTCCGGTAGTCTCCAAGGAAATCGGCCAAGCGCTCTCTTATTCCCAAGAACAGATCGGAAATATTTTAGCTATCACCGCTATCTCTTACGGGATCGGGAAATTCCTAATGGGAGCCCTGTCGGATAGAAGTAATCCTAAGATCTTCATGCCTTTAGGTCTTATTCTAACAGGAATTTGTAATATATGTTTCGGAGCTTCTTCCGATTATCAAACACATTTGATTTTATGGGGATTGAACGGCTTATTCCAGGGGATGGGCTGGCCTCCTTGCGGAAGATCCTTAGGTCACTGGTTTTCCGTTAAGGAAAGAGGAGAAAAATTCGCAGTCTGGAATATCGCGCATAACGTGGGAGGCGGATTGGTCGGAGTGATTGCAGCTTATAGCGCTTCCTGGTTCGGATGGAGAAACGCATTTTATATCCCTGCTGCACTTTCGTTCTTAACTGCGATCTATTTGTATTTTAGATTATTAGATACCCCTCAATCTGTTGGACTTCCCTCCATTGAAGAGTATACCGGAACGGAAACCGACTCTGCAAAAGTTTCCGAATCTGAGAGAGAACTTAGCTTTAAGGAAATTTTTATAGATTTGGTGCTTTTAAATAAGTATATCTGGGTTTTTGCCATAGCGAATTTTTTCGTTTATGTCGTAAGGTACAGTCTCACCGATTGGGGACCTTCTTATCTAAAATTCGCTAAAGGAGCGAGTTTAGAAAATGGAGGAGTCAGCACCCTGATCTATGAATTTGCAGGAATAGGTTCCACATTGCTTGTCGGTTGGTATTCCGACAAGGTGGGAGGAAAAAGAGGATTAGTCAGTTTAGTCTGTATGTTTCCCATCTTATTCGCATTATTCGGAATATTACTAATCCCATCCGGATACTTGTGGGCGGATCTTACCCTATTCGGCGTGGTCGGATTTTTTATTTATCCTCCTGTCATGTTATTGGGGGTAGCCGGATTGGACTTCACCTCGAAAAAGGCTGTAGGGACAGCTGCTGGATTTATCGGACTATTCGGTTATTTAGGAAGAACCGCACTCTCCAAAGGTTTAGGATGGATGAGTTCTTTCCCTTGGTTTCGCTGGGAATATTCTATATCCATAATATTTCTCTCTGCAATCTTGGCTATAATCCTACTTGCGTTCACCTGGAACTGGAAACCGGAACATTAA
- the thiL gene encoding thiamine-phosphate kinase, translating into MNEEELISSLYPPGKEQENDCYSDKEGNLITTDTIAEGTHFRLDWSRPEDLANKLVEVNVSDIAAANGTPQKAFFNFGLSPSCNRKEFLEPFIDSFKKALNSYEIELCGGDTYRTQELNLTLTLLGKSSYPVDRKGGKPGDNVYLSGHIGASLLGYKILEGAHISLSPEVKKIALDRHLRPKSRLNLSRSLYSKNKIHAGMDLTDGLKQDVFKLAKSSGVKIELDLDKLPFENGVKEAIGIEGVLTSGEELELVFLSPEELPPFWEGISIRKIGTVFALEKGEFPQVKYSYEGKPYSPKESGFRHF; encoded by the coding sequence TTGAACGAAGAAGAACTCATCTCCTCCTTATATCCTCCCGGCAAAGAACAGGAAAACGACTGTTATTCGGACAAAGAAGGCAACTTAATCACTACGGATACGATAGCAGAAGGAACTCATTTCCGTTTGGACTGGAGTCGTCCCGAAGATTTAGCAAACAAGTTGGTGGAAGTTAACGTATCGGATATAGCGGCGGCTAACGGAACACCCCAAAAGGCGTTTTTCAATTTCGGACTTTCCCCTTCCTGCAATCGAAAAGAATTTTTAGAGCCGTTTATCGATTCATTTAAGAAAGCCTTAAACTCATATGAAATAGAACTGTGTGGAGGAGATACATATAGAACGCAGGAGTTGAACTTAACTTTAACTCTATTAGGAAAATCAAGCTATCCTGTAGACAGAAAGGGGGGCAAGCCGGGAGATAATGTATATTTAAGCGGTCATATAGGAGCTTCCCTTCTAGGTTATAAAATATTAGAAGGCGCCCATATTTCCCTTTCACCGGAAGTCAAAAAAATCGCCCTAGATAGACATTTAAGACCTAAATCCAGGCTAAACTTAAGTCGTTCCTTATATTCAAAAAACAAAATACATGCGGGAATGGATCTGACAGACGGACTCAAACAAGATGTATTCAAATTAGCTAAATCCTCCGGCGTTAAGATAGAGTTAGATCTGGATAAACTCCCTTTCGAGAACGGAGTAAAAGAAGCGATCGGGATAGAAGGAGTTTTAACTTCAGGCGAAGAATTAGAACTCGTATTTTTATCTCCGGAAGAATTACCTCCTTTTTGGGAGGGGATATCTATTCGTAAGATCGGGACTGTTTTCGCTTTGGAAAAAGGCGAATTTCCTCAGGTAAAATACTCTTACGAAGGAAAACCTTACTCTCCCAAAGAATCCGGATTTAGACATTTTTGA
- a CDS encoding YceI family protein encodes MKSRINSFYQSALIFSVFSLAGSLQFNSLSAETSCKYSVSQDATALEWKAFKFTEKTGVGGKFAKVTISGSKSTANVPDALKGLKFSIDPMDLDSGNAERDPKIKGAFFGNLKKSGKIQGSVSSAKLEADGKSGTGVVKLVWNGVSKDVPLQFTLAGDVLEAKGSLDVNNWNASKALAALNAVCNDLHKGKDGKSVLWPDVEITIKSTLKKDCK; translated from the coding sequence ATGAAATCACGTATAAATTCTTTTTATCAATCCGCACTGATTTTTTCAGTATTCTCCCTTGCGGGAAGTTTGCAATTCAATTCGTTATCCGCTGAAACTTCTTGCAAATATTCCGTGAGCCAAGACGCAACCGCTTTGGAATGGAAAGCTTTTAAGTTCACTGAAAAAACCGGAGTAGGTGGCAAGTTTGCTAAAGTAACTATTTCTGGATCGAAATCTACAGCTAATGTTCCGGACGCTTTAAAAGGATTAAAATTCTCCATCGATCCGATGGACTTGGACAGTGGAAACGCGGAAAGAGATCCTAAGATCAAGGGTGCATTTTTCGGAAATTTAAAGAAGAGCGGAAAGATACAAGGATCAGTATCTTCCGCGAAATTAGAAGCGGATGGTAAGTCGGGAACAGGGGTGGTAAAACTTGTTTGGAATGGAGTAAGTAAAGATGTTCCTTTACAGTTTACTTTAGCCGGAGATGTTTTAGAAGCAAAAGGTTCTTTGGATGTAAATAATTGGAATGCAAGTAAGGCTTTGGCTGCGTTGAACGCGGTTTGTAACGATCTACATAAGGGTAAAGACGGTAAATCCGTGCTTTGGCCGGATGTGGAGATCACTATCAAATCTACTTTAAAGAAAGATTGTAAATAA
- a CDS encoding LA_0442/LA_0875 N-terminal domain-containing protein encodes MRPNLKVRSTIFFLLAMFLTPSLLFADQTILLRKGGKLTGNVVGQNEKTITVQSESGKQTINKRDILKIIYKDITKEEENRIRKEEEKKVQENPQVVEEPVQIIPPPTSTASTEPGRNRWSAVWRSAILPGWGQWYTDNKSEAKITGGAFIASLAYAGYSRSEAESAKSKYDDAVSKSSTTGSYIYGGGVANFYLLTVVPGARADYESSVQAYNTSVYVLGGVYLAQLVRTYFLGKSWEQGASANPVAWTVVPKPDWSAARIGWGAEASFSLGF; translated from the coding sequence ATGCGCCCAAATCTTAAAGTCCGTTCTACGATATTTTTCCTGTTGGCAATGTTCCTGACACCGAGCCTTTTATTTGCCGATCAGACCATTCTTCTCCGCAAAGGAGGCAAGCTAACAGGTAATGTAGTAGGCCAGAATGAGAAGACGATCACTGTTCAATCCGAATCGGGCAAACAGACCATCAACAAAAGAGATATATTAAAAATTATTTATAAAGATATCACAAAAGAAGAAGAGAACCGTATTCGTAAAGAAGAGGAAAAAAAGGTCCAGGAAAACCCTCAAGTAGTGGAGGAGCCTGTCCAGATCATTCCACCTCCCACTTCTACGGCTTCGACAGAGCCGGGCAGAAACAGATGGAGTGCAGTATGGCGTTCTGCGATCCTCCCAGGTTGGGGACAATGGTATACTGATAATAAATCAGAAGCTAAGATTACAGGCGGTGCGTTCATCGCTAGCTTGGCATACGCGGGTTATTCCAGATCCGAAGCGGAATCCGCAAAGAGCAAATATGATGATGCAGTCTCCAAAAGTAGCACCACCGGCTCTTATATTTACGGAGGTGGAGTTGCGAACTTCTACCTTCTCACCGTGGTTCCTGGAGCAAGAGCGGATTACGAAAGTTCCGTCCAGGCCTATAATACTTCTGTGTATGTGTTGGGCGGGGTGTATTTGGCTCAATTGGTCCGTACGTATTTCCTGGGAAAATCTTGGGAGCAGGGCGCTTCTGCCAATCCTGTAGCCTGGACAGTGGTGCCTAAGCCTGATTGGTCTGCTGCTCGGATCGGATGGGGTGCAGAAGCAAGTTTTAGCCTTGGTTTTTAG
- the rplM gene encoding 50S ribosomal protein L13 → MPIVSKPHRTPSLKKEQANKAWYVVDAEGKTLGRLASEIATRLRGKHKPTFTPNVDCGDNIIVINAAKVAVTGNKETQKEYFHHSRYPGGMTATTLQNMRVKQPEKILYEAVKGMLPKSKLGAEMLTHFRIFPGTEHNLGAQKPIKLEL, encoded by the coding sequence ATGCCAATCGTATCTAAACCGCATAGAACTCCTTCCTTAAAAAAGGAACAAGCTAATAAAGCTTGGTACGTAGTCGACGCTGAAGGCAAAACCTTAGGTCGTCTCGCTTCGGAGATCGCAACCAGACTCCGCGGTAAACATAAACCTACTTTTACTCCTAACGTTGATTGTGGAGATAATATCATTGTTATCAATGCTGCTAAGGTAGCTGTGACCGGAAATAAAGAGACTCAAAAAGAATATTTCCATCACTCTCGTTATCCGGGTGGTATGACAGCTACTACTCTCCAAAACATGAGAGTGAAACAACCTGAAAAAATCCTGTATGAAGCAGTAAAAGGTATGCTTCCTAAAAGCAAACTCGGTGCTGAGATGTTGACTCATTTCAGAATTTTCCCAGGAACCGAGCATAATCTCGGCGCTCAAAAGCCGATCAAACTGGAACTCTAG
- the rpsI gene encoding 30S ribosomal protein S9 — protein sequence MASAKEIWAVGRRKNAIARVKLKEGSGKIVINDKDYKDYLQNSRSNIKEALTALTLMNVSEKFDLKVNVSGGGIIGQVGAIRHALARVICRYNPEFRPTVKKEGLLTRDPRMVERKKYGLHKARRGTQFSKR from the coding sequence ATGGCAAGCGCCAAGGAAATCTGGGCAGTAGGTCGTCGTAAGAATGCGATCGCTCGTGTTAAATTAAAAGAAGGTTCCGGTAAAATTGTAATCAATGATAAAGATTACAAAGATTATCTGCAAAACAGCCGTTCTAATATTAAAGAAGCTTTGACTGCTTTAACTCTGATGAACGTTTCCGAAAAGTTTGATCTTAAGGTAAACGTTTCCGGAGGAGGGATCATCGGACAAGTCGGAGCGATCCGCCACGCACTTGCAAGAGTGATCTGCCGTTATAATCCCGAGTTCAGACCGACTGTCAAAAAAGAAGGCCTTCTGACTCGTGACCCACGTATGGTGGAACGCAAGAAATACGGTCTACACAAAGCACGTAGAGGAACTCAGTTCTCTAAACGTTAA